Genomic segment of Serinicoccus hydrothermalis:
CCGGGCGGGAGCAGGCCCATCGCCTCGGCCACGAGGTCGCGCCCCGGGTGCTTGCTCTCCCACGGCGCGGCGACCAGCTCCACGCCCGGGGACACCTCGTGCACCCCGGCACGCTCCAGCACGTGCACGTGGCCGGGCCGTTCTGCGAGGAAGAGCGCGGAGCGGTAGACCGAGGCGGCGTCGAGCGGGTCGTGGTTGCCGGGCAGGAGGTAGACCGGCACCGGCACGGTGCGCAGCGCGTCGAGCGCCCGACGCACCGTGCGCCCGGTCAGGTGGTTGCTCTCGAAGACGTCGCCGCAGACGACGACGAAGGCGCAGTCCTGCGCCGCCGCGACCTCCCCCAGACGCCGGATCGCGTCGGTCCGGGCGGCCGTGAAGCGCGACTGTGCCTCGGGCTCGAGGAAGCGGCGGGTCATGCCGATCTGCCAGTCCGCCGTGTGCAGGAACCGGACCATCGTCATCGCCTCCTCTCACCGGTGCACCAGGTCGTCCCTCCACCGTAGGAGAGGCCGCCGACAGACCCGCGGACCACGCGGCCCGTGTCGCCTCCCGACCGCGTCACACCAGGAGCCGGGCGAGCGCATACCCCCCGGCCGCGGCCCCGAGACCCAGCAGCAGCGTCGCACCCAGGTATGCCCCGGCCCGGTCCCGGTCGCGCCCGCCGAGCTCACAGGTCTGGACGGCGAGGGTGCTCCACGTCGTGAGCGCACCGCACAGACCCGTGCCGAGCAGCAGGAAGAGCCAGGGGGCGAGGGCGTCGGCCAGCCCGACGAGCACGCCCAGCGCGGCCGCCCCGACGAGGTTGACGAGCAGCACGCCCCGCACCGGGCCCAGCGGGGGGCGGGAGAGCAGGTGCCGGAGCATCGCCCCGACCGCGCCGCCCGC
This window contains:
- a CDS encoding FluC/FEX family fluoride channel; translation: MPWLLAAALVAAGGAVGAMLRHLLSRPPLGPVRGVLLVNLVGAAALGVLVGLADALAPWLFLLLGTGLCGALTTWSTLAVQTCELGGRDRDRAGAYLGATLLLGLGAAAGGYALARLLV